From Deltaproteobacteria bacterium, a single genomic window includes:
- the ftsE gene encoding cell division ATP-binding protein FtsE gives MINMFHVYKNYDGISALTDITLKIDKGEFVFITGASGAGKSTLLKLMLYTERPTQGQIIIGGKNMSRFSRREIPPFRRKIGFVFQDFKLLNNKTVFDNIALALRITGMDNRDINKRVLKVLSYLGLQHRANFKPLTLSGGEQQRVAIARALAKEPTILLADEPTGNLDPERALDIINLFNDINARGTTVVVATHDKHLIDRFNKRAILLDKGRVAI, from the coding sequence ATGATCAACATGTTTCATGTCTATAAGAACTATGACGGCATATCTGCCTTAACAGATATAACCCTGAAGATTGATAAAGGGGAATTTGTTTTTATAACCGGTGCAAGCGGGGCCGGCAAGTCCACTTTATTAAAACTCATGCTTTATACAGAGAGGCCGACACAGGGGCAGATTATAATAGGCGGAAAGAATATGTCAAGATTCAGCCGGAGAGAAATCCCTCCCTTCAGAAGGAAGATAGGTTTTGTGTTTCAGGACTTTAAGCTCTTAAACAACAAAACAGTTTTTGATAATATTGCCCTTGCGCTTCGCATTACAGGTATGGACAATAGGGATATAAATAAAAGGGTTCTTAAGGTACTGTCTTATCTGGGGCTTCAGCACAGGGCAAATTTTAAGCCCTTAACGCTTTCAGGCGGCGAACAGCAGCGGGTGGCTATTGCAAGGGCATTGGCAAAAGAACCCACCATACTTCTTGCAGACGAACCTACAGGAAATCTTGACCCTGAGCGGGCCCTTGATATAATCAATCTCTTCAATGACATAAATGCCAGAGGAACCACTGTGGTTGTTGCTACCCATGACAAACATCTGATAGACAGATTTAATAAAAGGGCTATTCTTCTTGACAAGGGAAGGGTGGCAA
- a CDS encoding HU family DNA-binding protein: MTKGELVDAIAGAAEITKVAAEKAVNAFTETVTKSLKKGDTVSLVGFGAFSVSKRKARKGRNPQTGKEINIPAAKVPKFKAGKGLKDAVRK; the protein is encoded by the coding sequence ATGACAAAGGGTGAACTTGTTGACGCAATCGCAGGAGCGGCTGAGATTACAAAGGTTGCTGCTGAAAAGGCGGTAAATGCCTTTACAGAGACTGTGACCAAATCTTTGAAAAAGGGGGATACAGTCAGCCTTGTTGGTTTCGGAGCATTTTCCGTTTCCAAGAGAAAGGCAAGGAAGGGACGTAATCCTCAGACAGGAAAAGAGATTAATATCCCGGCAGCGAAGGTTCCAAAGTTTAAGGCTGGAAAAGGCCTGAAAGATGCAGTAAGAAAGTAA